From Paenibacillus sp. FSL H8-0537:
CGAGATGAGCCCAGACCCAGCGACGAACACCTCATCCTTTCGGGAAATTTCCGAAGGGTCTTTGCCTTCTTGGTGAATGAGCGGACGGAGGCCAGCCCAGCTTGATTCCACATCGGAGGCTTTCAGCTTGATCGAAGGGAACATGAAATTTGCCGCCTGCAAAATATAGTCCAGATCCTGCCTCGTCATACGTGGAAGCGCCTTATCTGCCTTGTAGTTCGTATCGGTTGTGCCAATATATGTTTTGCCATCGCGCGGAATCGCGAACACCATGCGTCCGTCCTGCGTATCAAAGTAGACCGCTTGATGCAGCGGGAAACGCGATTGGTCGAATACCAAATGCACGCCTTTAGTCAAATGCACCGTTTTGCCTTGCTTCGAGCCATCCTGTTCGCGCAGCGTATCGACCCATGGACCTGTCGCATTGACAACCTTAACGGCACGCACCTTGTTCTCGGCTCCAGACAGCAGATCGCGCACATTAGCGCCAACAACTCTGCCATCCTCATAAATGAACGATTCAACCTTTACATAAGGGATCGAAAGAGCGCCCATGTCCACAGCCTTCTTCATTACTTCAATCGTCAGACGCGCATCATCGGTGCGGTATTCCACATAATAGCCGCCACCCTTCATACCTTGGCGCTTCAGCAGCGGCTCTCGGCTCATCGTTTCGTCTACGCTGAACATTTTCCGGCGCTCGCCGCGTTTGACGCCTGCCAGAAAATCATATACGCGGAGGCCGAGTGAGGTCGAGAATTTGCCGAAAGTTCCGCCTGTATAAAAAGGCAGCAGCATCCACTCTGGCGTCGTTACATGCGGTCCGTTCTCATATACAATCGCGCGCTCTTTTCCAACCTCTGCCACGACGCCGATTTCCAGCTGCTTCAAATAACGCAGACCGCCGTGAACGAGCTTCGTCGAACGGCTCGATGTACCTGCAGCAAAGTCCTGCATATCCACAAGCGCTGTCTTGAGGCCGCGCGTCTGGGCATCCAGCGCAATGCCTGCTCCTGTAATGCCGCCGCCAATAACGAGCAAATCAAAGGTTTCCTCACCTAAACTGCGGTAAAGCTGTTCCCTATTTAATGCGCTAAAAGCACCCTGTTTTGCCGTTCCTGTCTGTTTGCTCATCGTCTTCTCCACCTTTTCAGCTAGTTCTTGTCCAATATCCCAATTAAAAAAGGAAAACGAAAAAACCGCAAACACCTTAAGCTGCGCAACATCTAGCGCGATGCAAAAGGTTTCTGCGGTGTCTCCGTTTCTCCGACCGAATATTAACTTGTGCCCACATTATAGCATAACGGGGCCTGCTCGTAAACAGGCTGAAGAGGGGAAGCGCGATGAAAATCCAAACCTTTCACGCAGCAAAGAGCCTTGTTCATCCTGTTATTACACTTCCGAGCAGCTATTTCTAATCGTCAAAGCCGTCGGAATCACGACCTTTTTCGGAATGGATCGCTTCGTGGTCAGACGTTCCGCGAGCAGCTCCACCGCCGTCTCGCCCATATATTCCATATGCACCTTGACCGTCGTCAGCGGCGGCTGGACAAATTCCGAAATTGGAATATCATTGAAACCCACGAGTGACACCGTACCTGGAACCTCAATTCCCGCCTCATGCAGCGCCCGCAATGCGCCTACGGCCATGGAATCATTTTCGATAAAAAAGGCTGACGGCAGCTCCCCGCTCTCAATTGCACGGGACATCTGAACATAGCCATCCTCCGAAAACAAATTTTCACCGGTAAATATATATTGGGGATGAAATATATTTTTACTTATCAAATAGTCACGCAGCGTCATTTCACGTTCATCCCGTACCCGCTTATTATTGACCATATTATGCCCGCCAATGTATCCGATTCGCTGATGACCCAAATCTACAAGATAATCCAGCACTTCTGTAACTGATTTGCGCAAATCAATAATGACAGAATCAAAACGCTGATCATCTGGCGAAGAATCGACGAATACGATTTTGTCCATAGAAGCCGGGAACATATCAAGATCTTCCTTCTCGAAACGTCCAATCGCAATCATGCCGTCCAATTCGCCGACCCATTCGCTATAATACGAGCGTTCCTGACGGAACAGCTTGACGACCTTCATTTGACGCTGAAAGCATTCCCGCTCTACTCCAAGACGTACTGCCATATAATAAGGATCAAGCATCTCTTCCTGATCGGAATACCAGTTCACAATGCCGATCCGCGTTATTTCTTTCGCTGCTGCGCCATTACGCTCGCGCAGCGTTTTATAATTCAGCTCCTGTGCAATTTCGAATACCCGCTTGCGTGTATCGTCTCCAACCGATAGCGAGGGGTCATAATTCAATACCCTTGATACCGTCGCAATGGAGACGTTCGCCAGCTGCGCAATATCTTTAATTGTAGCCACTTCATCATACCCTTTCCTGCCTCAAGATCCAGTGAATGTACATCCGCTGCATCATCAGGCTTTACCGCCACCTAACTAACAGGGATCAATTACAATACTAGCATATGGACTCAGGTCATGCCCGCGAAAAAGCTTAGGCTCCGCCGTATGATTCATAATGAACCACAACTGGCGGTTCCCCTGTTCCCGCGAATAAACTTCCACGCCCTGTTCACTTTCAATATGCCAGATATCCTGTAAAGTTACAATGTCTTTGGATATATGCTCCATTACATCATCATGAACGCCGCAGCCGATATAATAAACCAGCCCTTGTCCGTAACGATTGCGTGTAATAGCAGCTTGTGGGAAAAAGGGATCATCATAGCTGTACATGCTCTCAGCTGTCGTCGGTATGACCATATCGCGCCATACGGTTCCTGTCGATTGCAAGCCTTCAAACTCACCGCTGCCGATCAGACGCACCTCGATACCCTCTGCCAAAGATTCAGAATCCTGTATTTCGACACCGCACATATCCGCCACATAACCCGGAAGCGGCAGCTCGAAATGAATATTGTTATTGCGATCCTTAAGTCCTGTACGGAAGGAGAAAATAACGGTACCGCCTGCCTCCGCAAAACGGCTAAGTCGCTCACCCAGCTGCTGATCAATGATTTGCAGAGCCGGAACCAGCAGCACCTTATAGCTGCTAAAATCCCGCGCTGCCGGAATGACATCTATTCGGGCATTACGATTATAGAAGGGTGTATACAAGCGAAGCAGCTCATTCGTAAAATCAAACGCTGCGCTTTGCCTTTGCGAGCGCCACGACCACACATTATCATAGTCATAAAGCACCGCTACATCCGATTGAATTTCTGCTTGGAGTGCATCCGCATAAGGAGCGATTTCCTCGAATACCGCCTTTGCCTCATCGAATTTACGGCCATAACGACCATCGTGATCGACGATGCCGTAACAGAACTGCTCGGCACCGCGCGTCATGCCGCGCCAGCAAAAATACAGCATGTTTGTGCAGCCATGCGCAAACGCTTGAAACGACCACATTTTCGCCTGATTAGGCTTCGGCAAATAGCCAATGACATCGTGACCCTGCATGCCCATCAGCTGCTCGACGATCCAGAAGTTTTGTCCCTTTAGCCCGCGGTTAAAATCATGCCCGAGAGCAATCGCCGCTGGCGTAATCGGCTCTGTCAGTCCACCCCAAACCGGATAATTGTCGTACGATACAAAATCCATCGTTTTCACATTTTCCTCATGATCGAACCATTTGCCGAAGAAGCCGCCAGACACATTTGTCGTTACCTGCTGGTGCTCTCCCTTAAGCTTGTGAACGATGGCCGTCATTTCCTGAGCATAACGATTGAGTGAATCCGAACGGAAGCGCGCCCAATCGAGCTGCAAGGAAGGATTATGCGTCGTGATTGTTTTGACGGGCATTGGAATTTCAGTAAAATCGTTATACGTCTGCCCCCAGAAAATCGTGCCGTACGTTTCATTAAGCACAGCAATATCGCCGTATTTGTCAGCCAAATAAAGCTGGAAGCTCTGATGGCACTGCGCACAGTAGCACATATCGCTGCCCTCATGGCCGAATTCATTATCTACCTGCCAGACGACAATGTCCGGCTCGCTGCTGTAATGCTCCACCAGCTTGCGCGTAATACGTCCGCTATACGCACGGTATTCCTTTGAGTTGTAGCAGTATTGGCGGCGTCCGCCAAAAGCACGGACTTGACCATTTTCATC
This genomic window contains:
- a CDS encoding glycerol-3-phosphate dehydrogenase/oxidase, with protein sequence MSKQTGTAKQGAFSALNREQLYRSLGEETFDLLVIGGGITGAGIALDAQTRGLKTALVDMQDFAAGTSSRSTKLVHGGLRYLKQLEIGVVAEVGKERAIVYENGPHVTTPEWMLLPFYTGGTFGKFSTSLGLRVYDFLAGVKRGERRKMFSVDETMSREPLLKRQGMKGGGYYVEYRTDDARLTIEVMKKAVDMGALSIPYVKVESFIYEDGRVVGANVRDLLSGAENKVRAVKVVNATGPWVDTLREQDGSKQGKTVHLTKGVHLVFDQSRFPLHQAVYFDTQDGRMVFAIPRDGKTYIGTTDTNYKADKALPRMTRQDLDYILQAANFMFPSIKLKASDVESSWAGLRPLIHQEGKDPSEISRKDEVFVAGSGLISIAGGKLTGYRKMAESVVNTVSTQLTAEGRSGIRPSGTKNLPLSGGDFGGSSHFPAFVAKKTEEGIHAGLTREEAERLARHFGTNVDQVFGLIPQYKGQPTASGQELSLSLRIELMYALEYELTTKPADFWIRRTGNLLFDRARVLQWKEAVHAEMAALFGWTEEASAAYAAELEQELHYAVTPVEQE
- a CDS encoding beta-galactosidase → MFVGVDYYPEYWPEELMESDLSGIISLGANMVRIGEFGWHGMEKQDGVFDFSFYDKALARIKSKGLKVMFGTPTATFPAWLAHKYPTILSEDENGQVRAFGGRRQYCYNSKEYRAYSGRITRKLVEHYSSEPDIVVWQVDNEFGHEGSDMCYCAQCHQSFQLYLADKYGDIAVLNETYGTIFWGQTYNDFTEIPMPVKTITTHNPSLQLDWARFRSDSLNRYAQEMTAIVHKLKGEHQQVTTNVSGGFFGKWFDHEENVKTMDFVSYDNYPVWGGLTEPITPAAIALGHDFNRGLKGQNFWIVEQLMGMQGHDVIGYLPKPNQAKMWSFQAFAHGCTNMLYFCWRGMTRGAEQFCYGIVDHDGRYGRKFDEAKAVFEEIAPYADALQAEIQSDVAVLYDYDNVWSWRSQRQSAAFDFTNELLRLYTPFYNRNARIDVIPAARDFSSYKVLLVPALQIIDQQLGERLSRFAEAGGTVIFSFRTGLKDRNNNIHFELPLPGYVADMCGVEIQDSESLAEGIEVRLIGSGEFEGLQSTGTVWRDMVIPTTAESMYSYDDPFFPQAAITRNRYGQGLVYYIGCGVHDDVMEHISKDIVTLQDIWHIESEQGVEVYSREQGNRQLWFIMNHTAEPKLFRGHDLSPYASIVIDPC
- a CDS encoding LacI family DNA-binding transcriptional regulator translates to MATIKDIAQLANVSIATVSRVLNYDPSLSVGDDTRKRVFEIAQELNYKTLRERNGAAAKEITRIGIVNWYSDQEEMLDPYYMAVRLGVERECFQRQMKVVKLFRQERSYYSEWVGELDGMIAIGRFEKEDLDMFPASMDKIVFVDSSPDDQRFDSVIIDLRKSVTEVLDYLVDLGHQRIGYIGGHNMVNNKRVRDEREMTLRDYLISKNIFHPQYIFTGENLFSEDGYVQMSRAIESGELPSAFFIENDSMAVGALRALHEAGIEVPGTVSLVGFNDIPISEFVQPPLTTVKVHMEYMGETAVELLAERLTTKRSIPKKVVIPTALTIRNSCSEV